GgaatgccagtctatcacagggcaccatgcaaGTACattcacatactcatttacacatagGGAGAATTTAACACAACCAGTCAACTGACTGCTATTCATTGGTAGACACAGTGGAAGACACAAgactagtacaatacaaaacttTACACAGACAGTAATCAGTGCTCAACATCCGTCCTAAACCTTCAGATGTAATTTACAATTAGTTGTtagatttaaatatttacttaaaattAACATATTAATGTTTGCTTATGATTTAGATTGAATATtaggacattttttaaaataaataaccaatTGTTAAGATCTGTCTTACCCACTGCGAGACTCAATGCTAATGTAATCCCTCTGGTTAGAGCGTGGAATAAAGCGAATACATGTAACAGAAGAAAAGGAATCCAGACCTCGCTGGATGACCTGCAGCTCACTGGAAGCTGAAGGGGGAAAAGGACAAAGCAGACCAAATATGAGTTCCTTTAGTTCCATACCAATTGACTCCAGAATTCGCACAATATATTATATCTTAAAATGCAGATAAAGTATTGATGATCTAGCATCACTAATGTCTGCctctttataattttttatccATCATAGTAAAATAGCAAGGGAAAggcgggagagagagaaagaaagaaagaaagaaagaaagaaagaaagaaagagattacagagagaaagagagagagagattacatgTATATCTTTCATCCaataaacagtacagaaaatagatgctgtgagtgtgtatttatacgGTTCACATACCGAAGTGGTTGGCAATAACATAGGGCACGTAGACTTTGCCATCACTAGATTTGGGCCACATGCAGCCACTTGAGGTGCAGGGATCAGCATTCCTCTCATCTTGTTCATCATCCACAGCAATATCTCCTATAACTTTTGGCTCATCAACATCACGAACTGGATGAAGCCAAAGCATATAAACATGATAAGCATGATAATGGCTTAATTTCAAGAAAAGTTAGAAGAAAAGGCCACAGTGTAATGTACATGACCCAAACTGTCCTtgtgtattctaacaccttCGCTGCAGAGCCTAAGCACACAATCCCCAGCACACAGGGGTTTCAGTATAGCTGTACACTCTGACCATTCCATTACATACATTTACAGCAGAAAGGTATTGTATGTATCATCTGTATGTGTCATCCTATAAATATAGAGTGCTGCATGGTTAGCACATTTTTGGAGGTCTTTGAATTATTGCGGAATATTAGCTCTTTgagcaacaaaaataaaaaaaattgtgatttaTGATTTATGCTTTATGAATAAACATAacttttatgaatttttaagCCTATATACAATATTCAGATGTAAAGACTAAAGTTGCAACACCACGATCGCATGACTTGCCACATGACAATGTCACCAGCACTAAGCTTTTAACAAAGCATGAGTACAAACACAATAAAGCTTCAGCAGATGaattttcctgtttattttgaTGCTGTTTAATGACCCCAACAATCTCAGAATTCCCATTTAGCCGCTTTTTAGCAACTGTCTTTTTCAAGACACAGAAAAgctttatttaagtattttatagaataaaatatagaaatatctttTCTCTGTTTCAAGAATTTAACTAAAAACCTATTTAAAAAACTGactcacttaaaaaaaaactgaatgaaGCAGAAGTGTTAAAAATGTAACTTTAGTGATACAGTTCAGTAAAACATTCAAAAAGGTTTTGAATCACTACAGAACTATAGGGGCTTATTTTGGAAATTCAGCAATGAATAAACATCAGATCAGTCAAGCAATCCAAAATATTTTCTTGTAGAGCAGAAATGAGACACTTCATTTGAAAATTGACTCAAATTTCTGTTAATGAGATTTGAGatgatttatttccttttccaaTTCTCTTATTCTGGCTTACTCAGGGACCACTATTAAGTCTTACACCAGTCAGTTATGGGTAAAGCAATAACTTTAAAGAAAGATTAGatcaaattattaaaattaatgaaaaaaaaaccctatataattaaaatgaatgctACAGTGTAGAAATACTACTTATAACCATGTTTGTCAAAGAACCAAaattaatattcaaatattcatattcatattcaaattAAACTTGTTTCGACTTAAACAGCTTCTGGTAggcaacatgtgtgtgtgtgtgtgtgtgtgtggtgtgtgtgtgtgtatgtgagcataCCAATGCCACTGTTAGCCCTCTCTAGCAGATCTCCAACAGATAATTCAGCAGCTGCAATTGCACAAAACAGATTCATCCATTTAGAAAATTTACTTAACTCATATTAATTGTAAGGTATCTAATTTGATATCTAAGATGCAATATATATTCCATCTTGTCAAAAATGTCACTTACCAGGCTGGACATGAAGTCACCAAGGCATTAAAAACAGAGgagaaaatacattaaaatacaacctctctctctctctctctctctctctctctccctctctctctctctctcggtgtgtgtgtgttaccttctcCTCAGCTTGAACACAGCAAACCAGCAGCAGGGCCAGCAGACCCAGAGTCATTTTACACAAAAACATGATGGCCAGTCTCCTatacggatagatagatagatagatagatagatagatagatagatagatagatagatagatagatagatgtaccactgacacattttcttttgcattGTGGCAATTTGGAGCATGGAAATTTTGAAATCTGAAATTTAATTTGTTCCtttcaaaatatattatgatttaaacattttctgaaatacaTTTTGAGAATTTAAGAATATTATTCCACTATACTGCTGATCTTCTGAGAGTTTACACGGAATGGTGCCAAAACCCCCCCAGAAAAAACATTAGTTAGTGACAGTTGAGtgagaaaaatacatttttgataAGATAGGCCAGAAGACAATGGCCAAATTTgtttgagctgccaggaagtATACAGTTTCAACAACagcaagcagaaaaacatctcgtCATGCACAACACATCGAACCTTGAGGTAGATGGGTTACAGTAGCAGAAgacacttctgtcagccaagagcaGCTGAAGGTTTAGAAAAAACATTCTCCTGGTCTTTTTCACTAGCAATTGTCCAGTTGCGGTGGGTTTGTGCCCAGATtcatgttcttggctgacagaagtaaAACCTCagggtatgatgtgttgtgtttgtgttgtgtgcttttcttctcaaacactgtttgtaaagagtgtttattaGACTGCTTGTTGGTCAAGGTGTTTCCCACTCAGTGTACCCACTACACataggatgttttttgtttttcacaccattctgtgtaaactctagagaccagcccatctggcaccagcaaccATGCTAACCAAGTCACTGAGTTCACACATTTTCCACATTCTGTTTGACGTGAACATTAAATAAGGCTCTAGAcctgtatttgcatgattttctgtgttgcactgctgccacgtgattggctgttTGGATAATGGCATGAATGTGCAGACATAaaggtttttttaattaaagtggacagtgagtgtactatatacacaaataatatgAAAATCTAGCAAGGCCCTGCTCTGTTCGCACAAATGTAAGCTGTCACTTTATTTAGTTTATAGGGCTATATAAGTCATAATAATAACAGGTGTCATAGAGTAAAGCATGAATAGGATTATATAAGCTTTATAGCCTTTATATTCACAGGTTTTCCATACTGCTATTGCTGCACATTTTTAAATCTAACATTATTATGGATAAATTATATGCAGTAACAAGTGCAATATAGTAGCAATAGACCTAAATATACAGAAAAATGTTGTCTTACCTCTAAACACCAAGAAGAATGGATTTGACTCCTGTGTGGGACTTATATCCTGTTTATATCCTCAAATTTATCAAGTTGAAATGCACACTGGAAAGAAAGCAGGTGTtgttttcccagcagaacagtTTCATATGATCCTAGGTAACAACCATCTGTGAAAAACATATGGCCTTGAATTATAGATTAATTCCTTATTTCTGAGCCTGAGACTAAGTTGTATTTGTCCGTTTGATCTGTAATAAGCAGCTAGATGTCCTTTATAAATTCAGGGGGGACATTTGGCTCTTTCTTCTTCAGAAAAGAAATAACTGCTGTTAACTGTCTTCAAGTACCAAATTAAACTGTAGATAATTCAGAAGTTAATAAGAAAGCTATTCAATGATGCTATTAGACTGATTTGATTTCAAAACATACTTTGAGGAGTACTTACTACACATAATTGGAGTTTCCAAGTTCAACATTTTATagtgtttataattataaacatttaacatgtaaagttgttgttttaaaCTATTACAAACAAGCCATTAAAATAATCCATGTTTAATGATAAAGCACCAAATTTGTCTGACCATTCAGACATCTGCTTTGATTACAGCAGGCTAACAGTGTAATAATTTTATGATAGTAATTAATAGACCATAAATAATCTCACTAATTTAAGAAATGCTGGCCCCTTGATTCTGGttatatattttctaaaaaaaaacaaaaaaaacaaaggtaaAAATGGCATATCCTCCACATCTATCATTTTTATGCAGTGCATTAGGAGAATTGCATGTTAATTATAGCTTAATTCTTAAATTGGTAAGAAACTAGGATTGCCTCCGAAAAACGACTTAGAACTAACAGATTTAGTCTGTGAAACAGAtttgattcaagattcaagaggctttattgtcatttcaaccacatatagctgacgcagtacatagtgaaatgtaacaacatttctccaggacctggtgctatataaacatacaacataaagatcaaatacaaaaaacaacacagagctaggacagaaaaAGCCACAtgaagccacataaagtgtaaagtgtgcaactaggtgcaaacagtgcaaagacaagacagtgcaaaaacaataagtacaaaaagacaacacaaaaacaggacacttagcgctgaaaaagaaaaagaacatgtgcaatgaaatgatgtacagctTGAGAAACAGTAGAAAAACATAAATAGCGGCCTGACAACACATAATGTGCAAAAATATGTGCGGAATGAAATATTAACCGGGTTGAGGTACTGCAATAAGTAGTGAACAAtttaagttatgtgtgtgtgtgtccacacaggtgaaagagagtgtgtgtgtctgtgtgtctgtgtgtgtgtatgtgtgtgagagagacagagagttttgttcATAGGTACAaaactgtatttgtatttgtacataggtatttaaaaatgtctaaaaaatgTCATTCCCATTAGATTCCCATTAAATATGGTCATATTTTTAACTGGTCAGGTTCGTAATTGTTTTTGGCATTCAGAGCTTGGTGCTGGGTGCACAgagttgttgttgtccttcaccAGCTCCCTGTTCAGGGACACTTCGGTGAATCATCCAagccacatatttgatttgtcACAGGGCCCTTCCATTTTAcctggcttgggaccggcactgacaGTTAACCTCTCAGTGGCTCAGTTGGAAAGCACAGGACCCTTTCAAAGTACAACCAGAGACACACTGGGAACACAGAGTGATTTATATAATACgttcttattatattatagtaataataacttATTACTATAAATTTAACCTTGTGAATTTTTATCCCCTTTTCAACCTTGTCCTATTTCTTAATTGCCTGTACTTCAAGGCATAGACCTAAATCTTGAGTAAGCACGTATACTGTATTGTCCTAATCGCAATATATTGCTAATTTCAGCATGCACTTCGCAGTATGCGGAACTGCTGCATATTCAGTTACCAGCCACATTGTTGCAAGAGTGCAACAATCAGTAAATGTATCTTAAGTAACAGCTGGGCCTTCTAGAAAAGGGAAGGGGAGTCACTGCAGAAAAAAAGGCTTGAGGTCGTCTTTGGAGGAACATGTTGATAGCCCACCAGTGGAGCGTTAAGAGGCATAGGTTGTAACCTATCCACACATCCAAGCCAGTATCAAGGCTGGCCTGTCCATGGTTAAATTAAGCATATGGAATGCTGAGAGCCCTTAGTTGTGCCACACTGATACCTAGCCACAATGTCCACAGGGTACTCTTTACAGTAAAACCATCAGCCAGTGCTGACCTGAGAAAAGTTGTCCGTATTGACAATATTAACATTCTTTTATATTCCAAATTCTTATATGTATAGATATATACATGACTATGTTGATCAGTTTTGTGCTTTAAATAATTGATGACTGGACTGGCCGGAAAGACTTAAAACAATAATGAACTGacttgactatatacagttatagaagggaaataatttataatcacactctccagtgtcaccaagatgaggatgggttccctttggagtctagttcctctcaaggtttcttcctcatattgtctcagcGAGGTCCCCCCCCACCACCCCCAGTcatgcctcaggcttgctcattagagaattttaatatttagaaTTTCTATtcaaaatttttatatttctgtaaagctgctttgagaaaatgtctattgttaaaagtgcaacacaaatcaaatttaaatgaatatatgCCACACATACCAGTTGTGATACAACCTGTGAACAAATCCAACTGGCGCACCTACAACCACAGGGTCTGTGTGCTTCCCTGTCAAGAAGACTGCCTGTTAAATAGGCAGCAAGCAATGAGAGTGACAGAGCTCCTAATTAGCAAATATTGAAGCTCTAGGGTTAAGTCATTTGATTTCTGCAGTTCTACACTGGCATGAAACTCATTATAAATGCAGTGATGGAATTGCAAGTGCCCACATATTGCTCGTGCTGATTTTCTGTGTCAGGTGGGAATGCTGGGAGCAGCACCCCGTTAATAAGATGAATGCTGCATCTCTGCATTTCAGTATTGGCCATAACAGAATCATGTACCAGTAGTAGTGACAGAAACATGATCTAgtgcttgttttctttttaatgagaGAAAAGACATCAAGGTGTGGGGGAATGAAGTGATGGAAGAATGCAGCTTGGTATCAGCATACCAATATTCTCAACATGAAAGCTGTGTGACTAGTGCTGTATTTCCAGGATGCCTAAAAgggcaaatatatatataggatattGGAGATTGTGGGAAAAAACACTGACCATGGAAAAGCTGCACCTGCTTCTTTCTGTCAAGGTGACACAAAGTTAAAAATAAGCTACCTGGCTATTTCACCAGAACACTAAAATTGATAGTGGTTATCAAGTTTGGTACGTGTAGTAGAATATAAAAAGaccctttatttaaaaaaaaatgttgtttctttTTGGATGCTTAAGGTAAAGTGGATCCCATATTCTTGACAATTTGAAGATAACTAATATGTTTCAAATGCTTTTTTACAATCAGTAATATGCCCAAGGTGATAATTATATTATTGTCATTGCTTATACATTGTTTCTGAAAATtctattatgttttattattatgttaattTTAGCAATATATCACTGAATTTAAATGTTTTCCCTGTTACATTGGACATGAAATAATTGCAGGTGTATTCTAAAAACTCTATGCAACTACACATTGCAGGTTGCTGACCATGCTGACAGTGTCTAAAGTGACTGTGGGTCTTGTGGCCCTGTTTCTGGTTAGTGCCGTCCGAGCTGAGGGAGAGGTGAGaaaagtacacacacaataaaaggGCTACTGCTTTTAACCAAAATTATtgttaaagaaacaaacaaataaataaacaaataaataaatgggtgcctaaaaaaagtaaataaataattaaatgaattaaaaatctgatgtaaagcaaaaaatttaatatgattttaaaaagtTAATTTACATTGAAACTGAAAATGGGCAaaaatatgtttgtgtttaagttTTTTCCTTTGGTTCTTTTTGACTGCAAATACTCCTCTGAATGTTTTAGAGCAGCCAGTTTTATGATATTTACTATCCAGATATGTTAAACAAGTCGAATATGGCACCTTTTGTTATAGCACTTAATCTCtaagtgatcaaaaatattggaaaatgTGAATGACAGGTGTTTCTTGTGTCCCATGTCagattgattgtttaaacaattcTGAATTTTGACTCTTGGTTTGAGCCCTGGTTTCACCTGTGAAGACTACTGCATTTACTGTTAAAATTAAACTACATTAAatgcagacaaacacaaaaaaaaaaccatgaatACTTcttacacatacaagcacacattTGTCTTTTATAACTAGCTTTTCATATCTGTTACATGTCTCCTCCTTTCCAAATGGTCCTCATGTAGCCTGGTAAgtgattttgatttatttatgataATATACATAATATCAATTGGAAATTGTATATTAACAATTAacaattttaaattaatttgttgttagtgttgtctgtGGGAGAGCTCCTTGAGAGAGCTAATCGAGACATTGGTAAGTccaaacaccttcacacacaaacatatattgCTGTATAACCTTGGCAGTGTGCGACATAATTCTTTGTGTTCACTGTAAGGTAATctattcactctctctgttctgcGTTGTAGTTCGTAGTCCTGATGAACCAACAGTTGTTGGGGACATTGCAGTTGATGTTGAAAATGGAAGGAATGCTGATCCCTGCACATCTACTGGCTGCAAGTGGCCCAAGTACAGTGATGGACTAGTCTACGTACCCTACGTCATTGCCAACCACTTCAGTATGTCATTGACTCTACCAGAACTTGTCATACATACCAGGCAATTAAGTAATACCTATACCAAAAGCAATACTTTTATGGTATTAGCTGTGtaggtttttaaaatattaaactcaTTTAAAACCTTCAATTGTCTTTCTGTTCAGAGACCTAATTCTATTATATCACCTGACAGTAGCACACTACCATGTACTTACCCATACTACTAGACTTGTTGTGACTGATATGAGCTTAAAATCTGTCTTCTTCCTGTCTGGATGTGTTTGATTCAGTCGCAATGTTCTAGGCCAAGTAATATCTGCTATTTGCCTCCTCAGCCTCCCGTGAGCTGCAGGTCATCCAGCGAGGTCTAGATTCCTTTGCATCTGTCACATGCATTCGTTTTGTTCCACGCTACAATGAGAGGGATTATATCAGCATTGAGTCACGCAGCGGGTATAAATCACATTCAAAAATCTAAGTAGAACTGACATTAGAAAATGAAtctacatcaataaataaaattgaaactGAGATAGCATCAGTACTATAAATATAATTCCAAGCTGAAATTTAtagtatattaaataaaattaaattagattCAGGGTAGTTTTTATTAGATTGTTAACTCAGTCTTTGTGTACTTTACAGATGCTACTCTTATGTTGGGCGGCTTGGTTATGGTCAAACAGTGTCTCTGGACCGCAGTGGCTGTATCTACCACAACACTGTCCAACATGAGCTACTTCACGCTCTGGGATTTAATCATGAACAGACCCGCAGTGACC
This genomic window from Hemibagrus wyckioides isolate EC202008001 linkage group LG27, SWU_Hwy_1.0, whole genome shotgun sequence contains:
- the LOC131347372 gene encoding low choriolytic enzyme-like translates to LVLSVGELLERANRDIVRSPDEPTVVGDIAVDVENGRNADPCTSTGCKWPKYSDGLVYVPYVIANHFTSRELQVIQRGLDSFASVTCIRFVPRYNERDYISIESRSGCYSYVGRLGYGQTVSLDRSGCIYHNTVQHELLHALGFNHEQTRSDRDNHIRVVWENIIEDMKYNFDKIATLNQGTPYDYDSVMQYHRTAFSKNGLPTMEPIPNSNVAVGLAREMSQNDIVRINRLYEC